The following is a genomic window from Trichomycterus rosablanca isolate fTriRos1 chromosome 24, fTriRos1.hap1, whole genome shotgun sequence.
AGCCAATTCCTGTCTACCTGGTGGCACTGGCTGTTGGAGACTTGGCTTCTGCCAAGGTTGGCCCAAGGTAAAGTTCATAATCTACATGCAATAATCCAGTATAAATATATTTCCTATATACATATGTACTGTAGTCCagaattaaattgtttttatgACATAAGAATAATAATCAGGTTGGTTGCACATTGTTCAGATCTCGAGTGTGGACCGAGCCTTGCTTGTTAGAAGCTGCAAAGAAGGAGTTTGACGGTGTGATTGAGGAATTTCTGCTAGTAGGAGAGAAACTCTTTGGACCTTACATTTGGGGAAGGTGAGATTtccctgtatatacatatatatatatatatatatgtgtgtatatatataatgcataGTGTTTAATATGCAAGTTCTAAATGTGTGAGCAATGGGATTTCATTTTCTAGGTATGACCTGCTGTTCATGCCCCCAGCCTTCCCATTTGGGGGAATGGAGAACCCCTGCCTGACCTTCGTTACTCCATGTTTGTTGGCGGGAGATCGTTCCCTTGCTGATGTGATCATCCATGAGATCTGCCACAGCTGGTTTGGGAACCTGGTCACCAATGCCAACTGGGGTGACTTTTGGCTCAATGAGGGCTTCACTATGTATGCCCAACGCCGTATCAGCAGAGAGTTATATGGTGAGAAATAAATAATCTATCCtgtaaatactattattatctAAAATAAGGGTATTTGTGCTAGCTTAGCATAAATGTATTAGCCTGTCTTTTTTAATATACTCTAATTAATCacccacaacattaaaaccatggaCAGGTAAATAGTATAGGTTAGTTAGAACCTTTGGTAGACTGGTAGAAGCGTTCATGAATGGTTGGAGGAACATGACATAAAacaaggtgttgacttggccttcaaATTCACTAGATCTTAATAAGATCAAGTATCTGTGGGACATCATGACTAACAAGTCTGATCCACAGAGGCCCCACCTTGTACTTACAGGACTTAAAGAACCTGTTTATATTGTCTTGCTGCCAGATACCACAAAAAACATTCTTAGAAATCTTATGGAGTCCATGTGCAGGCTTCAACAAGTCAGAGCTGTCCCTGTGGTACAAGGGGGAGCTACACATGGGACCTTCTATTAGGCTGGTGGTTTATTGGTATGGCTGGTTGGTGTCTATGCTCATTTAAAGCTTCCTGATATAAAACTCATTTTCTAGGGGAGGCATACACCTGTCTAGAGGCGGAAACAGGTAGAGCTTTGCTGAGACAACATATGGACAACATTGGTGAAGACCATCCTCTTAACAAACTACGTGTCAAGATTGAACCAGGTCATCAAGTCTTTTCCCCCtttaattaatgcaaaaaaactacaatttttgcctgttttacattttataatgttCTCTTATATATAGGTGTTGATCCCGATGACACGTACAACGAAACCCCCTATGAAAAAGGCTTTTGCTTTGTGTCCTACCTGGCCCATCTTACAGGAGACCAAACCCGCTTTGACCATTTCCTTAAGGTTCACATAATATCAAATATCCTACTGTTTAAGAATGTTGTAGAGGTTttatagtatataataatattagctACTGTGTTTACAGGCGTATGTGGACAAGTTTAAGTTTTGCAGTGTGGTTGTCGAGGATACTTTGGAGTTCTACCTGGATTATTTCCCTGACCTAAAGGAAAAAGGTGTCCACAAGATTGAAGGTATGACAAAGGGGTTCTAAACTTTATGTAGCCTTTAACTTGAGTGTCTTTTAAGAAAGTGTTGAACAGTACAAGCACTAGACTTTCTAGTAATACTCTGTAAAGCtataatacacagcacagcctaccttaatggttgaatgtaaacctaaaacatccagcaatgctctcaaatacaaaaattctCGTTCCTGTTTTGACATACCGCCCTtggcgtccacagaattggttgggagttttccaaacgcAGTTTCCtgagtcatgtttttagctgctttagactttaacatcttggacattttgactaagcgattgatAACTGAATTgtcgtaggattgctagggccTTATTTACAATCCGAAAAGGTTCAGAAGTGCTGCATTAATTAATTCGATGCAGACACATAATACAGCTTTTTGATTAATAAACATCTGGTTTAAATGACATACAGATTGCAATAGTGTTGCACCCTGTTTATAACAGTTCTGAAAAACTATGAATCAAAGATTGAGACAGTCAGCAGAGATTAGCttttaaatctaaaataaaaaaagcttttaaagcttttaaaaaatgctatttctaccGGAGTCAGTATTTAGTGATTGTATTTGAAATGCAGCTTTAAGATATCTTTTTACCCCTTAGCGTTTAAAAAGATAGAACAGTTTGCACTTATCCATATTTCTACTGGGTATTTCTACAGGTCCATTGTTTAATGGACTGCTAAAATAATCCTTTAGCTTTCCACATGATAAACCTAATAGGTAGACTGGGCTTAATTTTGCTTTGCTTATAAATTTGCTTTTAGGTTTGGAGTTTGACACTTGGCTCAATGTTTCTGGTTGGCCCCCATACCTCCCTGATCTCTCTGCTGGCCAGACACTGACAAAACCAGCTGATCATCTTGCCAAGCTGTGGGAAAATGAAAACGTAGATCTTACAACCATCAGCAAGACTGACATCCATTCATGGAAGACCTATCAAACTGTCTACTTTTTGGACAAGATTCTAAAGACATCTCCACTCCCAGAGGGTAGGTCTGACATCGTTTTTTGTATTGAATGTTTGATAGtctttgtatttcttttattatatttgacCTGTCATGTTGTGCTGTGTTTAATTCTTATGCCAGGTAACATTAAAATGATGGAAGAGCAGTACCCACACATTGTAAAATCCAACAACGCTGAATTAAGACTACGTTGGGCTCAAATTGTTGCAAAGAACCAGCATAAACCTGGATACGAACACGTCCGCAGTTTCCTCAGCTGCCAGGTCCGACTTTACTTTATTttctgctggtttgtaattTTTATTAGATTTCTAAATTTCATTAGGTAGTTTTTTTGTAAAGCTTTGTCTCTTATTTCTTTTCTACAG
Proteins encoded in this region:
- the rnpep gene encoding aminopeptidase B: MDKTLVLHSEKAVDVSTSSSFRHFKIEHFHLDINVDFEKKCISGSERLRMRCVQDLQSELYFDVHPTLILQDVSFSRDGQKWTKLEFLTQDFTHFGTTLVVKFPSAWKLEEKFELSIQYAAFDGPGVCWLDQEQTAGKLKPYVFTQGQAALNRSFFPCFDTPAVKSTYSAAVKVPNGFTAVMSANKWEHRKTDNTFLFNMDQPIPVYLVALAVGDLASAKVGPRSRVWTEPCLLEAAKKEFDGVIEEFLLVGEKLFGPYIWGRYDLLFMPPAFPFGGMENPCLTFVTPCLLAGDRSLADVIIHEICHSWFGNLVTNANWGDFWLNEGFTMYAQRRISRELYGEAYTCLEAETGRALLRQHMDNIGEDHPLNKLRVKIEPGVDPDDTYNETPYEKGFCFVSYLAHLTGDQTRFDHFLKAYVDKFKFCSVVVEDTLEFYLDYFPDLKEKGVHKIEGLEFDTWLNVSGWPPYLPDLSAGQTLTKPADHLAKLWENENVDLTTISKTDIHSWKTYQTVYFLDKILKTSPLPEGNIKMMEEQYPHIVKSNNAELRLRWAQIVAKNQHKPGYEHVRSFLSCQGKQKYTLPVYRALWNATEETKALALEMFSATCHQLHVNVQNYVKKLLV